In Providencia rettgeri, the following proteins share a genomic window:
- the fadB gene encoding fatty acid oxidation complex subunit alpha FadB — MLYQSDTIYIQWLKQGIAELVFNSPGPINKLDTHTVASLDEAVSVLEQQTELQGVIFRSDKPAFIVGADIKEFLSLFEASKETLSDWLHYANSIFNRIEDLPVPTICAINGYALGGGCECILSTDFRIASPDARVGLPETKLGIMPGFGGSVRLPRLIGLDSALEIITAGKDVDASQALKLGLIDAIVNTEALPQSALQVIESAVAGDFNWQQKRQPKLSPLQLKPIEQTMSFNVAKGMVYKVAGKHYPAPMAAVNTIEKAANCTRDEALKHETAAFVPLAHSDVARALVSIFLNDQQVKSNSKKIAQHVDIPKHATVLGAGIMGGGIAYQSASKGVPVLMKDINVKSLDLGIEEAQKLLNNQFERGKITAAKMAATLSSIHPSLSYSGVENSQIVVEAVVENPKVKAAVLSEVESLVTAETILASNTSTIPISTLAKSLKRPENFCGMHFFNPVHRMPLVEIIRGEQTSDNTVAKVVAYANKMGKTPIVVNDCPGFFVNRVLFPYFAGFNLLLQDGADFREIDKVMEKEFGWPMGPAYLLDVVGIDTAFHAEQVMAQGFPERMGKKGKNAIDVMYEQQRFGQKNGQGFYQYEKDKKGKPKKVDDPRADELLATICPTKRSFTKEEIIARIMAPMINEVVRCLEEGIIQSPSDADIALVYGLGFPPFRGGVFCYLDTLGSQSYLKTTESLQHLSPLYHAPSGLKEKAATNARYYPQPPVVAIDVKKVARG, encoded by the coding sequence ATGCTTTATCAAAGTGACACTATTTATATTCAATGGTTGAAACAAGGGATTGCAGAACTGGTTTTTAATTCACCAGGGCCAATTAATAAATTGGATACCCACACCGTTGCTTCACTTGATGAAGCCGTGTCTGTTCTTGAACAACAAACCGAACTGCAAGGTGTAATTTTCCGCTCTGATAAACCCGCTTTTATTGTCGGTGCTGATATCAAAGAGTTTCTTTCGCTTTTCGAAGCGTCAAAAGAAACTCTAAGTGATTGGTTACACTACGCTAATAGTATTTTTAATCGCATCGAAGATCTGCCTGTTCCAACAATTTGCGCCATTAATGGCTATGCATTAGGTGGTGGCTGTGAATGTATTTTATCCACTGATTTCCGTATTGCCTCTCCAGATGCTCGAGTTGGACTCCCTGAAACGAAACTTGGGATCATGCCTGGCTTTGGTGGCTCAGTTCGGCTACCTCGATTAATTGGTTTGGATAGCGCATTAGAAATTATTACTGCGGGTAAAGATGTTGATGCCTCCCAAGCTTTAAAACTCGGTCTTATCGACGCAATTGTTAACACAGAAGCACTCCCACAATCAGCTCTTCAAGTCATTGAATCTGCGGTTGCAGGGGATTTTAATTGGCAACAAAAACGCCAACCCAAACTTAGTCCTCTGCAATTGAAACCTATTGAGCAAACAATGAGTTTCAATGTTGCTAAAGGCATGGTGTATAAGGTTGCTGGAAAACACTATCCAGCCCCTATGGCTGCTGTGAACACGATTGAAAAGGCGGCAAATTGTACTCGTGATGAGGCATTGAAGCATGAAACAGCTGCATTTGTCCCTCTGGCACATAGTGATGTTGCACGTGCGTTAGTCAGTATTTTTCTAAATGACCAGCAAGTTAAGTCAAACAGTAAAAAAATCGCACAACACGTTGATATTCCAAAACATGCTACCGTATTGGGTGCTGGGATTATGGGTGGCGGTATTGCTTATCAATCAGCCAGCAAAGGCGTACCGGTCTTAATGAAAGATATTAATGTTAAGTCATTAGACTTAGGAATTGAAGAGGCTCAAAAGCTATTAAATAATCAATTCGAACGCGGAAAAATTACAGCGGCTAAAATGGCGGCAACCTTATCATCTATTCATCCCTCATTATCTTATAGCGGGGTGGAAAATAGCCAAATCGTCGTTGAGGCTGTTGTTGAGAATCCGAAAGTTAAAGCAGCTGTATTGTCTGAAGTTGAATCTCTAGTAACAGCAGAAACTATACTGGCCTCAAATACGTCAACGATTCCAATTTCAACTCTCGCAAAATCACTAAAGCGCCCAGAAAACTTCTGCGGTATGCACTTTTTTAACCCAGTGCATCGGATGCCATTAGTCGAAATTATCCGGGGAGAACAAACTTCTGATAACACGGTTGCTAAGGTTGTTGCCTACGCCAATAAAATGGGTAAAACCCCTATTGTTGTCAATGACTGCCCTGGCTTCTTTGTTAACCGAGTCCTTTTCCCTTACTTTGCTGGCTTTAACTTGCTGTTACAGGATGGAGCCGACTTTAGAGAAATAGATAAAGTCATGGAAAAAGAGTTTGGCTGGCCAATGGGGCCTGCTTATCTTCTTGATGTGGTTGGTATTGATACTGCTTTTCATGCAGAACAAGTTATGGCCCAAGGTTTTCCTGAACGAATGGGGAAAAAAGGAAAGAATGCTATTGATGTGATGTATGAACAACAGCGGTTTGGCCAAAAAAATGGCCAAGGGTTTTATCAATATGAAAAAGATAAAAAAGGGAAACCGAAAAAAGTTGATGACCCTCGGGCTGATGAATTACTTGCTACTATTTGCCCAACAAAGCGCTCATTCACCAAAGAAGAAATTATTGCTCGAATAATGGCTCCCATGATTAACGAAGTGGTTCGTTGCTTAGAGGAAGGTATTATTCAAAGCCCTTCAGATGCAGATATTGCTTTGGTCTATGGTTTAGGTTTCCCGCCATTTAGAGGCGGAGTGTTCTGCTATTTAGATACCTTAGGTAGCCAGTCTTACTTGAAAACGACGGAATCTTTGCAGCACTTAAGCCCGCTATATCACGCACCTAGTGGCTTAAAAGAAAAAGCGGCTACCAATGCAAGATATTACCCACAGCCACCTGTCGTGGCGATTGATGTCAAAAAAGTTGCGAGAGGTTAA
- the pepQ gene encoding Xaa-Pro dipeptidase: MEKLTALYAEHIKTLQNRTQQVLQRSELDAILIHSGEPLRIFLDDSDYPFKVNPHFKAWVPVTDVPHSWLLVDGVNKPKLWFYSPVDYWHSVEPLPNSFWTKDIELIHLKNADDIKTFLANISKENVAYIGSSAERAESLGISLHNINPKLVLDYYHYHRSYKTDYELYCMREAQKMAVNGHIAALEAFRAGMSEFDINASYLQSTGHRDTNVPYGNIVALNENAAVLHYTKLQQTVPNELYSFLIDAGTEYNGYAADITRTYAAKGKDEFAELVADVNTEQLALIDTIKAGVRYTDYHVDMHHRVAKILIKHDIVKGITEESMVESGLTTPFLPHGLGHPLGLQVHDAAGFMQDDRGTHLAAPKMYPFLRCTRVLEPKMVLTIEPGLYFIESLLSEWRNGEFSQHFNWDKIEFFKPYGGIRIEDNIVIHANRIENMTRDLHLR, from the coding sequence ATGGAAAAACTGACTGCACTCTACGCTGAACACATTAAAACGTTACAAAACAGAACTCAGCAAGTTTTACAGCGCAGCGAATTAGATGCCATATTGATTCATTCAGGTGAACCGCTACGCATCTTTCTTGATGATAGCGACTATCCGTTTAAAGTTAACCCTCATTTTAAAGCGTGGGTACCTGTCACCGATGTTCCACATTCATGGTTATTAGTTGATGGCGTAAATAAACCTAAGTTATGGTTTTATTCCCCTGTTGACTATTGGCATAGTGTTGAGCCATTACCGAATAGTTTTTGGACTAAAGATATTGAATTAATCCATTTAAAAAATGCGGATGACATCAAAACGTTTCTTGCTAATATTTCAAAAGAAAATGTTGCTTACATAGGCTCATCAGCAGAAAGAGCTGAGTCTTTAGGGATTTCTCTGCATAATATTAATCCCAAATTGGTTTTAGATTACTATCATTATCATCGCTCTTATAAGACAGATTATGAACTTTACTGCATGCGTGAAGCTCAAAAAATGGCCGTAAATGGGCACATTGCGGCTCTTGAGGCGTTCCGTGCGGGCATGAGTGAATTTGACATTAATGCCAGTTACTTGCAGTCGACTGGGCATCGAGACACCAATGTGCCTTATGGAAACATTGTTGCGCTGAATGAAAACGCAGCAGTGTTACATTACACTAAGCTGCAACAAACTGTGCCAAATGAACTGTACAGTTTTCTTATTGATGCAGGTACAGAATATAATGGTTATGCTGCTGATATTACGAGAACTTATGCAGCGAAGGGTAAAGATGAATTTGCTGAATTGGTTGCGGATGTCAATACGGAACAACTTGCTCTAATTGATACGATCAAGGCGGGTGTACGTTATACAGACTATCATGTGGATATGCATCACAGGGTTGCTAAAATACTGATTAAGCATGATATTGTTAAAGGTATTACCGAAGAGTCTATGGTGGAGAGTGGCTTAACAACGCCATTTTTGCCTCATGGTTTAGGGCACCCTCTTGGTTTGCAAGTTCATGATGCTGCAGGCTTTATGCAAGATGACAGGGGTACACATCTCGCGGCTCCTAAGATGTATCCATTCTTACGTTGTACTCGTGTTTTAGAGCCTAAAATGGTGTTAACTATTGAGCCTGGACTCTATTTCATTGAATCCTTATTATCTGAATGGCGAAATGGGGAGTTCAGCCAGCATTTTAATTGGGATAAAATCGAGTTCTTCAAACCTTACGGTGGGATCCGTATTGAAGACAATATCGTGATCCACGCAAATCGTATTGAAAATATGACTCGAGACTTACATTTACGTTAA
- a CDS encoding IMPACT family protein has product MKPYLIPAETISFTEEIKKSQFITYLAHTDGIDAAKDYIQSIKAQYPDARHHCWAFVAGRPDDSQKLGFSDDGEPTGTAGKPIMAQLLGSNLGEVTCVVVRYFGGIKLGTGGLVKAYGNGAQQALKILPTKTKVPQKIFNLVCDYSLINAIEQLLAQVNGTVLHSDYNETVSLQIAIPATLEQEVNDKLRDISRGALALTPESE; this is encoded by the coding sequence ATGAAACCTTATTTAATACCGGCTGAAACCATTTCGTTTACAGAAGAGATCAAAAAAAGCCAATTTATTACGTATTTAGCTCATACAGATGGTATTGACGCTGCAAAAGATTATATTCAATCAATTAAAGCTCAATACCCAGATGCTCGGCACCATTGCTGGGCATTTGTTGCTGGTCGTCCTGATGATTCACAAAAGCTGGGGTTTTCTGATGATGGTGAACCAACAGGAACGGCGGGAAAACCTATCATGGCGCAACTATTAGGGAGCAACCTAGGGGAGGTTACCTGTGTTGTTGTGCGTTATTTTGGTGGGATAAAACTGGGAACGGGTGGGCTAGTTAAAGCCTATGGAAATGGTGCCCAGCAAGCATTAAAAATATTACCGACAAAGACAAAAGTACCACAAAAAATCTTTAATTTAGTGTGTGACTATTCATTGATTAATGCGATTGAACAACTGCTTGCTCAGGTGAATGGCACGGTTTTGCACAGTGATTATAATGAAACTGTCTCTTTACAAATTGCAATTCCTGCTACTCTTGAGCAGGAGGTCAATGATAAATTACGCGATATAAGTCGTGGGGCCTTAGCGCTCACGCCAGAATCGGAATAG
- the trkH gene encoding Trk system potassium transporter TrkH, with product MHFRAITRIVGLLVIIFSFTMVIPGIVALIYRDGAGRAFSQTFVTALLIGLFLWLPTRNSRHELKAKEGFLIVVLFWTVLGSVGALPFIFSERPNLSVTDAFFESFSGLTTTGATTLTGLDSLPKAILFYRQMLQWLGGMGIIVLAVAILPLLGVGGMQLYRAEMPGPLKDNKMRPRIAETAKTLWLIYVLLTIACAVALWIAGMDVFDAISHSFSTIAIGGFSTHDASIGYFNSPAINTIIGVFLIISGCNFGLHFAVLTGRSLGIYWRDPEFRMFISFQFVLVVICTLILMYHSVYGSFGQTLDQAFFQVVSMATTAGFTTDSFSGWPLFLPMLLLCAAFVGGCAGSTGGGLKVIRILLLFLQGSRELKRLVHPNAVYTIKLGQRALPERIIEAVWGFFSAYALVFVVSLLLLIATGVDEFSAFSAIATTLNNLGPGLGTVADNFTSMNPTGKWILVVTMLFGRLEVFTLLVLLTPTFWRE from the coding sequence ATGCATTTTCGTGCAATAACCCGCATAGTCGGGCTGCTTGTCATTATCTTTTCTTTTACCATGGTTATTCCAGGTATTGTTGCGCTAATTTATCGTGATGGCGCAGGGCGAGCTTTTAGCCAGACTTTTGTTACTGCTTTGCTAATTGGCCTTTTTTTGTGGCTACCAACACGTAATAGCCGACACGAACTTAAAGCAAAAGAAGGTTTTCTTATTGTCGTTTTATTTTGGACGGTACTGGGAAGCGTAGGGGCATTGCCTTTCATCTTTTCTGAAAGACCCAACCTGTCGGTCACTGATGCTTTTTTTGAATCGTTTTCAGGTTTGACGACTACCGGAGCGACAACGCTAACAGGGCTTGATTCCTTGCCCAAAGCCATTTTATTTTATCGGCAGATGCTTCAATGGCTAGGGGGGATGGGGATCATCGTACTTGCTGTTGCTATCTTACCGCTACTGGGCGTTGGGGGTATGCAGCTATATCGCGCAGAAATGCCGGGCCCGTTGAAAGACAATAAAATGCGGCCTCGTATTGCAGAAACGGCAAAAACATTATGGCTAATCTATGTACTGCTAACCATTGCCTGTGCAGTCGCTTTATGGATAGCCGGAATGGATGTTTTTGATGCCATTTCTCACAGTTTTTCGACTATCGCTATCGGCGGGTTTTCAACCCATGATGCCAGTATTGGTTATTTCAACAGTCCAGCAATTAACACTATCATTGGTGTTTTCCTGATTATCTCTGGTTGTAACTTCGGTTTACACTTTGCAGTACTAACTGGACGTAGTTTGGGGATTTATTGGCGCGACCCCGAGTTTAGAATGTTCATCAGCTTCCAATTTGTCTTAGTGGTGATTTGTACTTTAATACTTATGTACCATTCAGTTTATGGTAGCTTCGGGCAAACACTTGATCAGGCGTTCTTCCAAGTGGTATCGATGGCAACAACCGCAGGGTTTACGACAGACAGTTTTTCCGGTTGGCCTCTTTTCTTACCAATGCTTCTATTATGTGCTGCATTTGTGGGTGGATGTGCAGGTTCAACAGGGGGCGGACTAAAAGTTATTCGTATCTTGTTGCTTTTCTTGCAAGGTTCGCGTGAATTAAAGCGTTTAGTTCATCCAAATGCGGTCTATACAATCAAACTGGGGCAGCGTGCATTGCCAGAAAGGATCATCGAAGCGGTCTGGGGCTTCTTCTCTGCCTATGCACTTGTTTTTGTTGTCAGCTTATTATTGCTAATCGCAACAGGTGTTGATGAATTTTCCGCATTCTCAGCAATAGCAACCACACTTAATAATTTGGGACCAGGCCTTGGGACTGTTGCAGATAATTTTACGTCAATGAATCCAACGGGTAAATGGATTCTAGTGGTGACTATGTTATTTGGGCGTTTAGAAGTGTTTACTTTATTAGTGTTACTGACTCCAACTTTCTGGCGTGAATAA
- the hemG gene encoding menaquinone-dependent protoporphyrinogen IX dehydrogenase: protein MSYLLLHSSTDGQTKKIILKMAEQLRSSGRECDIRDLNTDQQFNLSGYEKVLVGASIRYGHFNKKLQRFVGAHQNQLNSMKTGFFAVNLTARKEGKNTAETNAYTRKFLEACPWKPTLKSVFAGALFYPRYTWFDRMMIRLIMKMTDGPTDPKTEIEYTNWEKVAEFAAEFDQL, encoded by the coding sequence ATGAGCTATTTACTTTTACATTCCAGTACAGACGGGCAAACTAAAAAAATCATTTTAAAAATGGCGGAACAACTGAGAAGCTCGGGTCGTGAATGTGATATTCGTGATTTAAATACTGACCAACAGTTTAATTTATCAGGCTACGAGAAAGTATTAGTAGGGGCATCCATTCGTTATGGGCATTTCAATAAAAAACTGCAACGTTTTGTGGGAGCTCATCAAAATCAATTGAACTCAATGAAGACTGGTTTTTTTGCTGTAAATTTAACGGCAAGAAAAGAAGGTAAGAATACGGCTGAAACTAACGCGTATACGCGGAAGTTTTTAGAAGCGTGTCCTTGGAAGCCAACATTGAAATCTGTTTTTGCTGGAGCGCTGTTTTATCCGCGTTATACATGGTTTGATAGAATGATGATCCGCTTAATTATGAAAATGACAGACGGCCCAACTGACCCGAAAACAGAGATTGAGTATACTAACTGGGAAAAGGTTGCCGAATTCGCTGCGGAATTTGATCAGTTGTAG